taaacaatctaaaccaaataaaatcacatccacaacagaaattaaatggcaaagattaagggaagagagatgcaaacacaaggacaacacagcgatgtgttatcgaagaggaaatcgaaaccctcggcataaaacctctccgccgccctccaagcggtaaataatccactaaagaatcaAGTTGGGATATATAAACAATagaagaccctctaagcctaatctatctagtgtacctaagccctccaagctcctactccaatgaggttacgccaaacctatttcttctttagcttaccgaaTTCCGttatagcccatagcatcaaccaatataaaattggtcccttcctaactgcttcccaagcactaAATGGCCTTGTCATAGatgtgggtatggtgagaaaaagtttgggtaatgtacctctcaaagATATAACAATGGACAGGGTGAAAgtaaaggaatttgaaaagtctctatgtgaagattggggatgagtcaatcttgtttttctctaggatttctctcttAATATTCTCTCTGGAATCTCTCTACAATTCGTgcgtataaggggtatttatacttgtatgtgtttggaatgcaaagagtcaattttttttccaaaacaaagcTGGCTGGCGGCTTGGCCTCGTAACTTGACTGAGCCGCAAGTTCCAACCACGAGGTAACTGAACGGCCagactggactttttgtcctgtagtgctacagttggcatgacggttcagcttctctgtatgcttggcatgtgtgcaacttctggcggcttgcaagccgcgagttaCCCAAAagatccagttgcgagtccctgattctttgcacaatcttgagcatttcttcacactctctcacacactacccttacatgattcccacctaaatacagggttactaattgctaaaatacaagcaaatttggcacagaataaaaccaacaagatggttgataaaattcaaccttacaagttccgcttcaagcttctttgtCCTTTCAACAAGGAAGTTGTTCTCAAACCGCAAAGCTCCAATGgtttgatttgcttcatcaaccTTTGTATAGAGTTCCTCTCGATCTAGCTCCACATCACTCAGCTTTTTGGTGGCCTACCTATACAGTTTGTCATGCTTCTTAAAAACCTTGTACAATtttgcataggctgtatggatgtcatcttgatcatccattttCTAAAACTTAGAATTTACCAAGTCCTCTTCATCATCTACTATTTCTATGACCCCTTCAATAGGATCAATTGTAGCACTGAAATTCCCTCGTCATCACTGTCATTTGACTCAATTTCAGGCTCAatgtcactcaaggtagcagcaagagccttgcttttcccaactgacttgagatatgttggacatttttgttttatgtgtCCAAAACCTTAACATCTGAAGTACTTTGGTTTGgagggaatagtgtactgaccgctatccttagcatccttctttcctctgtcttggctcttgaaatgagaagaactagattgcTTACAGTCCTTATCAAATCCTtttgcattggcattcttcatgaacttcttgaactaCCTAGTGATGAAGgatttcatcttggaatcttcatcatcataaGACTCATCAATCTCATTAGttttggccttcaatgccatgctcttgctttTGCTTCCTTTCTCGATTCtagtcaaacccaattcataggtttgcaaattgccaaccagctctgtcaaaggaatagagtcaatatcctttgaatcttcaatggcagcaatcttggcatgaaatctctcaggcAGAGACCTTAACACCTTTCTTTCAaccttgggttcaggaatggtttccccaaaaTTAAAGGTTGAGTtgactatgtcctttagcttggcatagaactcatcaaatgacaCATCCTCCTCCATTTTTATCTCCTCAAAGCTAGTGGTGAGCCTTTggagctttgaatccttgacagccttagtccCTTCATAGGTTGTTTAGAGGatgtccatgcttccttagcagtttcagttgaggatatcttcttaaactcctcattggtCACCACACTAAATagtgcattcaatgctctgctgttgaagtttgtcgctttgatcttggcatcatcccattTAGCcagcgcttcctttggcttagtctAGCTAATCTCtacagcttgccacaccttctcatctaaagactgcaagaaagctctcatgcgtactttctagtGTAAATAGTTAGTGCCATTaaataaatgaggtataataagtgattgtcctctatccatgacaaactggggtcaatggatcacacagtaaagattaaacctaatcaaagtgtgcccactctgataccacttgataggccaagaatgtattgaccccttttggtaaattaatcaattaattatctaagtgaattaattagattcaattacatgcaataagcgtggtagcacaaacaaatcaccaattaagttaaatgcagcggaaaataaatttgatatggtgatttgtttacgaatggggaaaaccaccaaggcaaaactccaccaggtgaatttaaggtcaccactcctgagaattcactattatcaaaacaagtggctacaagtaaaaggaattccagtacctaataccaacctacaattgaaccctaaccccaatacccaattggacttgtattgtagcggtaatctctcctttcaatgcacagctcccagtacatgactaaccaatgatgcacggatcctagtacatgactaaaacaccaacttgaggaagatgttagctgcaaagttcattaattcatccaacaatgaagatcaagaagctccttggttacaaaacccttggcgcaaAGACACAATTGCTTCTacaaagaatatgatgaactaggcagattgtctctggtcacaatatgAATGTATTATCACTTTGCATCAAATTGCATCACTTGtgatgacccttaaaataatccttatatatgtctagggttgtgagaaaagaaactctacacaaatactcatggatatgcgtgaaattagatttgaaaattctaatttcgtaattctcgacagatacagcttccgtcgagcttcaacattaaacctcaatagatatgATTCTGTTGagacatctgtcgagctttaataaacagcacttcttcacttgtttcttgatcagacttgcatggcttcaatactaaacttgaacacttgtttcttgaagtactaaactcatactagatttacccaattacaagcaaagtgtgttttgtcaaaggattagccaatttacatcacatatgtttctaacaattcccacatatgtcctaacacaacTAAATCAAACAATGTTAGATATTTACAAACTGGTAtcaagagagaaatagagagagaatacGTTCCATGGCTTTAAATACAAAGccaaaattatgaattttggagtgagagagagattaaagaagaaaatataggattttgattgaattttttggGAGCATCGATTGCTTTTCTAAATAGTAGGACATTAATTCGTACGAAATTGATCTTTGTTGACTAGCTCTTTTCACCAATCATATAGTAATAATTCTATGATTATAGTATTGAGTGGGAAGATAACTGAGTATCACTAACCTAGTCATTAGGTGCACTTGACATTTATAACTAATCTTCTCAGTAGAACAATAAATTCTAATCAAATTTACCTACAAATTAAAATAGGGCTGCAcgaaataataacaataaacttatttatatattaaaaaataatactatttgaaataattaattctttttaaaaatatgtttaattaattataatatttacaaatttataaattaaaaaacaattaactGTGCGAAGCATGGTTaacaactaataataataaaaataaaacaataacaataacaataacaacaaatttaataaaCGTAAGCTTGTTTAtgtctattattattattaggctcttccttcctctaattttatatatcaagttagatatatgattagattttttatagtttatttatattggaatCCTCGTTTTCTATACTGAactaaaattattcaaattctttgaAATGAAGGTAGGTGGCTCTTATTTGATATTAAAGAAACATAGTGAATCTGATGCGAACTTCAATTgacacgctttgagacccaacaaaaatattgaaatacttgcccaagaaaactaaaattcagatttttcaTAGAAACCTTAACCCAACGTTTATAATCGAAAtgcgaaccaaaggtataagtgtaacaccttgacccaatgattataattgaatcatgAACCAaaaggtataaagtttgaatgccacaaggaagaatccctgataagttcacagttcttgaagaaccaaaagaagagcaaagcctcaccttttttctgatttttattcaataattctcctccattacaatgagtgcatgctatttataagacatgactgaaaatagaaaatctaaaaacgtactaaataataaaaccctaaataaaagttgatttggtctgaaattagcaaatccaaaataggaaaatagctaaaaaacgttctaaattataaaagcctaaaattaaggtagatcTGGTCCGAAATTAGAAGCTccagaataggaaaaatatctattGACTGATATGGAGCTAGAAAATCAATCAGCCATTAATCCACGCCATAAATCAAGCCCAATTAAGCCAAATCAGCCCTTAATagcttgaattaaatttattacgccTTCATCTTTCTTTGGGCCCAGCTTGGAATGTCCTGCATTTGAATTAGCCCAAATCACTTGAATCAgcccattaagtgcttctttcatcttcttgaatcttgctttagtaataggcccaactggaacatgcaacggatccttgaatgcttgttgattctcattAGAATCTGAAATGGACATTGAAAGGATAGTTATAGCGCGGTTCCCACATAAATTGAGACACATGGAGCAAAATTGGAccctaatttcaaattttatttgaacATCTAGAAGTGTGGTCTCCAAATAAATTTGGACACATGACGTAAAATTGAACTCTAATTAGAAATTCTAATTGGACTTTTTCTGAGctttgcctatatatatatatatatatctatctttatatgtgtgtgtgtgtgtgtgtcttctttatttgtttaatttatccTATCacaaacgaaaaaagaaaagaaaatatgcttATATTCAAAATCCTTATTGGAATTGTGTTCATTTTATCAAGCTTAATTTTAGGCTTCGACGCAATtggttcttctttttcttcatcttttggttttaaattatttattgtcaTTTGTCAAATTActtaaaatgcttttttttttttttcttaatataggAAACTCATCACCGGTTTCCCCACATTTCTCCAAGGTGGCATCCAAGCAGTATCAGTTGGATAAAACGATGAGGAACCTGTTTATGAGCAAATGGCAGTTCATCATAGTGAATCTTAGTATCCTAGTGGGTGTAGTTCTAACTTCGTTGTCAAATGGAACTAGGTTCTAACTTAGTATCCTAGTGGGAGAACATGTAGTCTACTTACTCTTTCAACCCCACTGCTAGAGATtgtaaacataaatataatcTACTTACTCATTATGTATAAACATAAATGTTTGAACCGatggattttgaaaataaaaataccaaaacgattgcttaaaaaataagtttttgttaCCATTATATATGGTCCTTAACTTTTGCATTTTATAGTCCCTAACATTTCAATTGTGTTAGTTTAGTCCATAACCTTTTGGCATTGTGTCAAACTAGTCCCTACTATTAATTAAGAGATGGATAGAAAATAATGATGTGGTTAATGGTggaaataatatatttttttatgcaacTTGGATTTCACATAGACTACCAcatggtttttgaaaaaaatatatatatataaaataaaaatgaacacAATGGGGGGATTGAAATCCCTAACCCCTTCCCCACAAAATCTAATTCACGAATTACTCCAATAATTATAAGACAAAGACACCAACCACTAGGAAATCTTAGCTATTATACCCTTGTCACTCCCACCCTAACACCAATTTTACTAAGAAACAAATTGAGTTCATGACACTAAGAAACTCAAAAGCAATCAAACGTTGAGATCTtagcatttaattaaaaaaaaaaaaaaaaccactagaccatgtaattaaataacaaaaaaaaaaaaagagtttacaaaattaatataataatatttttttcattttctatttgtttttcttacTAAAAAAACACGGAATCAAATACATAATCCtagaaaatcaaacccacagGCAAAAGCAAAACAACCAAATCAACTTGATAACAGCCTTGTACCATATCCACTCTCTCTCAACTCAaaccctctttctctctctatcggTTTCACACAGGCCACTCTCTCACTCAAGAAGTTCATTTGACCTTAAGAGTTTTCCTTAGATCTATATCTCTCTTCGCCATTTGTGAAATCGCTGAGAAGACTATCTAGcaaaaacttttcatttttgaactttcttgtCCAAGATTTTCCTCTAATAGCTGATTTTACTTTGGCTTATCCACTTCTGGGTTTGCAAATACTAATTGCAAAAATATTGATGGGAGGATTAGATGATAGCATGTATAGGGCCCCTGATACCAGTTGTTTTGATTGCTGAATTTATTTCTGACATAGACAAAGGGTTGGGTATTCGTTGGGTTTGATGGTATTTTTGGGGTGCGATTTGATGAGGGGAAATTAAAAGATTCCAGTTTGGTTTGTTTAGCTATCGATAAAGTACAAGTTATGCTAAGAAACAAACAAGCACagtgattttgttgttttgatcTTGTGTGACGGTTTGATTTCTTAggcttgtgtgtgtttgttttctaagaaaaataaatggaaaaaatgagaaagtcttgttgaattttttaaggaattattttaattttgtaaacttttttttttttttgttatttaattacatggtccaatggctttttttttattaaatgccaaggtgttattttttaatgttaattaaaactttttaatattaatttactaGCCACATCAACATTAGTTTGGTCAACTGTGCACACTATTTGCCATGTAATCATTTTTTGTTAGTGAGTCAACAGTAGAGACCAAATTAactttaaattgaaaataatagagATTAAATTAATTGCTATCAAAATGTACAGACCAAATTAATTGTAACCTAGACTAAATTGATATTTTcgcccacaaaaaaaaaaaaaaaaaaaaaaaaactccattttAGAACAACATATAAGAAAACAGCTGATTATTaggagtaaaagaaaaaaaaaaaaaaagtcaaaggaGTCAAAGAGTCCCCATCCAAGCTGAAACTGAAGCAGGATACTCGGCTTGCTCTTGACCAAAGTTTTGATTGTGTGACAACAGAAAGCCACTCAAAGATTTCCGTGGATGCTCTTATATCACCAGGCAGCTCAGAAACATGAAGGATTTCTATTCTTTCAGATTGGCAACATTAATACCAAATTGCAGTTATAGTTGGATTCCCACTTCCTAGAGAGGCCAATGTTGCGGCCCACATTTTAGCAGCTCGGTCACTATAACTACTTTGGTTTAGGTTATGCTACTCAATCCTTTTGTAATGCCATATTTTTTTCGAGCAAgctagtattttctattttgtaatTACTCTGTTTCCTTCTCAATAAAATTCATACGcggttgaaaaaataaaataaaaaaagacagaaAGAATCAAGGACGCAACACCCACTCTGTAAGCAATGCTACACTGAAAAATTATATGAGCAAAGCAATGACATCGACCGGATTGTGGAAGGATccagaaactgaaaacaaatttGGTAATCAAAATTATCATTCATAAGATAGTCAGTGGAGTACTAAAATACATTTTAGTCGAAGTCATCCTTTagcattatttatttgtttattaatgaaataccGAGCCGACACTTTTGACTATAAATCCACGCTCTCTTCCTAGTGTTTTTTGCATACCATCTCTCACTTCttcatctctcttctttcttttccctgCTTATTCTATTTGCTTCAATATCTTCAGTTCTGTGAAGATGGCAGACGAGGTGGTTCTGCTAGATTTCTGGCCCAGTGTGTTTGGGATGAGAGTCAGGATTGCACTGGCCGAGAAGGGTATCAAGTATGAGTACAGGGAGCAGGATATATTTAACAAGAGCCCTCTGCTTTTAGAGATGAACCCCATTCACAAGAAGATCCCAGTTCTCATCCACAACGGGAAACCGGTGTGTGAGTCCCTCATCATTGTTCAGTACATAGATGAGGTCTGGAAGGACAAGTGTCCATTGCTGCCCACTGATCCTTACCAGAGAGCTCATTCCAGGTTCTGGGCTGATTTTGTTGATAAGAAGGTACGTTTTCTGCGatttcttttcattctctttccATTTGTatgttctgtttttgtttttgtatttttttaaggattaaTATTAAGCTAGATTCACCagatttgtcaaaaaaaaaaaactattatgtGCTTAATGTTTAGATTCTATTAGAGTTTAGAATTTTTCAGGTCTTATCATGGCGATGATACTTGTAAGATTCAATTAGACATGATGACTCTAGTACTTAATTTGACCAAACATGATTAAAGTTTGCGAGTTCTAGCAGATCATAGAAAGTgttgtgattaaaaaaatgaaaaaaaaaaaaagtgattttaagTCCAATATACTGTGTCTTGTTCTTCCATCCCACAGTCAATAACGTAAGTTGATTTACCACGGATTTAATATATTTGAGTAAGATTAATGTCCTGCAACCAAGAGCATCTTATATTGGCCTTCCACCTTTGCTAAGGTTTCTAGTACAGTGGACTTGATTTGAAATTCATTACTGTCATTGTTCATGcatgttatataatatatacgTGGGAAGTGGTAGTAAAATGTGTGGAATATGTAGTTTTATGAAGTTTCAAAGAAGGTATGGACCacaaaaggagaagaaaaagaagcaggCAAGAAGGAATTCTTTGAAATCTTCATGATATTGGAGGGAGAGCTTGGTGACAAGCCTTACTTTGGGGGTGAAACATTTGGGTTTGTGGACCTTTCTCTTATCCCCTTCTACAGTTGGTTCTATGCAATTGAGACCTTTGGAGAATTCAACATGGAGGCAGAGTGCCCCAAGATTGTTGCATGGGCTAAGAGGTGCTTGCAAATAGAGACTGTGGCCAAGACTCTTCCTGACCAGAAGAAGGTTTATGAGTTTGTTGGACAAATCAGGAAAAGGTTAGGCTTGGAGTAGAGCAATGTTTAAGCCCAAATCTGGAAGTACTAGCATTTCTTAATGGTTTTGGATGGTTGTGTAATCTTGTGGGTTACATTTTGTGATGTTACAAGTTTTGAGTTTGttttgcctaaaaaaaaaaagatggttgTGTTTCATCTGGGTCCGTGGAACTTGTAAGACACATCGGTGTGTCTGCTAAGCTTTGAATCCAAAGGGCATGTATGCTATTGTAATAAGAAAGACACTTTGCTGTGTCTGCTATGTTTTAGATGAAATTGTATCCTTATGCCTTTTGTGTGTGTAGACTATTGGAGATTTTACTcgaataaaaatatttgtgataTGAAATGACCTTTTTCATCTAATTATTTCAAATTcgtatattaataaaatttaaatctattaattaatttttcattagtAGAAAATTGCTATTTCATaatctatttaatttaattaatctaaaaattaaaatccaaataattatattataaacatttctatccaaaagaaataataaaatataattataaattatgtCGCATCATTAGTAATACATTCGCGTATATTAcgaatttcaataaaaattccGAAATTAAAAGAACGACTATATATGTtaagttatatattttattacattTCAATTTAGTAGTATGTTATTTTTatcttaatataattttataggatattatacaaaaaaataataattaatttctatatatatatatatatatataatttcagtAAGTGTGTTCAAgcaaagtaaataaaaaatgaaagaatagaTGATTttaacttaacaaaaaaaaaaatttatttattatctcaTCATGTTTATATGAGGGATATTTTGATGTGGAGAAAAGTTTTTTGtgcaatttaattatttgatttttctttattatttattaatgacTTTTCAAGAAGTTAATTTGAAACGATTTTAATAATTGATAATTGTAATGaaagatatttaaaatataggattttatttaaaatgtcaTTCAGAGTATTGgacaaataaactaattttctcCATCTTTTACCTAAGTTTTTGTATTCTTGATTAAATTTTCTACCTTCTAGCTTGTCTTTGAGCCAATCTTCGAATCATTTTTGAAAGCTCAAATTTATGTATAAACACAAGAACttgtttagactcccaattaAAAGTTACGACTCGGTTGCTTTTACCCTAACTTAAATTAAGTgtggaataagagtaaatgcaTGTGAACAACCGATAAACTACTCTAAgctatatttattaaatatcaacaataaaatgaaagc
This genomic stretch from Quercus robur chromosome 4, dhQueRobu3.1, whole genome shotgun sequence harbors:
- the LOC126720813 gene encoding probable glutathione S-transferase, yielding MADEVVLLDFWPSVFGMRVRIALAEKGIKYEYREQDIFNKSPLLLEMNPIHKKIPVLIHNGKPVCESLIIVQYIDEVWKDKCPLLPTDPYQRAHSRFWADFVDKKFYEVSKKVWTTKGEEKEAGKKEFFEIFMILEGELGDKPYFGGETFGFVDLSLIPFYSWFYAIETFGEFNMEAECPKIVAWAKRCLQIETVAKTLPDQKKVYEFVGQIRKRLGLE